A window of Pararhodobacter sp. genomic DNA:
CGATCCCCGACGGATTGCGCGGCGCTTTGGATGCTTCGGGCGTGATGGGGTGCCGGGTCGCCATGTTCGAGCGCGATTGGGAGGGCACCGGTGCGTTCCTGCCGGCGGAGGCCTATACGCCGACAGCCTTGGCCAGCTGGGGTACGCATGATCTGCCAACCTGGCAAGGCTGGCGTCAGGGGCGCGACATTGATTGGCGGGCGCAACTGGGCGAACTCGACGATCCGGAGCACGCGCATCAGGCACGACGGGCCGAGGTCGCCGGGTTTGACGCCATCGCCGGCGGATCGGATATGGCAACGATGCACGCATTCCTCGGGCGATGCGCATCCGCTCTGGTCGCGGTGCAAGGCGAAGACCTGAGCGGCGCCGTCGAGCAAGCCAACCTGCCCGGCACCGTCTACGAGCACCCGAATTGGTGCCGACGCCTGCCATTTCCCATTTCTGGCCTCATTTCTGCCGCGACCTTGGGGGAAACCGCCACCATCATGGACCATGCCGGAAGGACCCGATAAATGCCCAGCACACACGTCGCCACGCAACCCATCGCCGGACAAAAACCGGGCACCTCCGGTTTGCGCAAAAAGACCCGGATTTTCATGCAGCCGGGCTATCTGGAGAATTTCATCCAAAGCATCTGGAACGGCATTGGCGGCATCACGCGGCGCACCTTGGTCGTCGGTGGTGATGGGCGGTTTTTCAACGACCGTGCGATTCAGACGATCCTGAAAATGGCGGCCGCGTCCGGGGCAAGCCGGGTGATCGTGGGGCAAAACGGATTGCTTTCGACACCCGCCGCCTCGCATCTGATCCGGCTGCGCAAGGCGGATGGCGGCGTGATCCTGTCGGCCAGCCACAATCCCGGCGGCCCTGACGAGGATTTCGGCATCAAATACAACACCAGCAACGGTGGCCCCGCCCCCGAGGGCGTGACGGACGCGATATTCAAGGCGACACAAACGCTGGACCACTATCTGATCGCGGACAGCGCCGACGTTGATCTGGGCATGATCGGCCTCACCAAGGTCGGAGATATGACGGTTGAAATCGTCGATCCGGTCACCGATTACGCAACCCTCATGGCGCGTTTGTTTGATTTCAACGCAATTCGCGCGCTGTTTGCCACCGGCTTTCGCCTCCGCTTTGACGCGATGCACGCCATCACCGGCCCCTATGCCGTCGAGATTCTGGAGCGCCAGTTGGGGGCGCCGGCGGGCAGCGTGGTGAATGCGATCCCCCTGCCCGATTTTGGCGGCGGGCATCCTGACCCGAATCCGGTCTGGGCCAAGGATCTGATGGCGGCGATGTATGCCGCCGACGCGCCCGATTTTGGCGCGGCCTCGGATGGGGACGGCGACCGGAACATGATTGTCGGCAAAGGCGCATATGTGACGCCCTCGGATTCCTTGGCGGTCTTGGCGGCGAATGCGCATCTGGCACCGGGCTATGCGGGCGGATTGAAAGGCGTGGCGCGGTCGATGCCGACCTCCTGCGCGGTGGACCGTGTGGCCGAGGCGCGCGGTATGCCCTGCTATGCTACGCCGACCGGGTGGAAATTCTTTGGCACCTTGCTGGATGCGGGCATGGCGACCCTGTGCGGCGAGGAATTGGCGGGCACCGGATCGGACCATGTGCGCGAGAAAGACGGGCTCTGGGCGGTGTTGCTGTGGCTCAATATTCTGGCGGTCACGCGCAAATCGGTGTCGCAGATGATGGACGATCACTGGGCCGAATTGGCCGCACCTATTATTCGCGCCACGACTATGAGGCCATCGACTCGGCGGTCGCCCATGATCTGATGGCGGCGCTGCGGGCCGCGTTGCCCGGTCTGGCGGGCCAAAGCGCGGGGGGGTTGACGGTCGTCCGGGCCGAGGATTTCCGCTATACGGATCCGGTCGATGGCTCGGTGGCGGCGGCGCAAGGGGTACAAATCGCGTTTGAGGGAGGCGCGCGTGCCGTGCTGCGATTGTCGGGCACCGGCACCGAGGGCGCCACGCTGCGGGTGTATCTTGAGCGGTTTGATCCGCGCGCGTTCGGCCATGACCCACAAGCCGCGCTGGCCCCGGTGATAACGGCGGTCGAGGCGCTTGCCGGGATCGCCGCGCGGACCGGCCGCACGGCTCCCGATGTGATCACCTGACAAGAACGCGCGGCGCGACACGCCGCGCTGCGCCGTTTTTCCGCTGACGGACGGTGCGTGCAAGCACGCACCCTACGGGCCTGCATTTACAGATTGGGGAAATAATCCTTGCAACCTCCTTCGCGGTAAACATCGGCCGTGCAACAATGCAGCCCGCCGCCAAAGGCATAGGCGTCACGCAGATCGACGGGCACCACCTCAAGGCCCAGCTTGTCCATTTGCTCCATCTGATAGACCTCGGAGGCCTCAACGCAGACCGTTTTCGGGTCCAGCACCAGCACGTTCATGCTGAGCCAGGTCGAGGAATAGCACAGCGGCGGCGGTGAATTATGCGCGGGCTGGGCGGCGTCAACGATTTCCCAATCGTTGTCGACGAACATCTTGCGCTGATCTTCGGGCAAACGGCGCTGCGGGTTGTTCAGGATCAGACCGGGGCGCAGCGGCGTGAAGGTGGCGTCGATGTGAATCGGATAGGGATCACCGGGGAAATTCACCGTATGAACCCGGTGATTTGGAAAATGGCGGCGTAGCCATTCGATGCCCTTTTGGTTGGTGGTGAACCCATGTTGCACGACCAGATCGCGGCCAAAACGCAATACATCGGCCGCGTCGAACAGCGGCTCTTCTTCGGTGGTGACAAAGAATTTTTCGGCGGCCCATTGCAGGCGCTTGGCGACGCCGATCTTGTCAGAGAGGTAATCAGGGTGATAATCGGCGTCGGTCAGGCGTGGTTTTGGCGCGCTCTCGTGGCGAAATTTCGGATCTTCATCAAAATATTGCTGCATCAAGGGCCGATAGTTCAGATATTCGAACCAGCGGCAGCGATACGACATTGTTGCTTCAAGAATTTCCGAGCCAACCGTCAGCAACACATCGCGCGGCGGCATGCAGCCAAACTGGCTTTCGGTGTGAAAATCAGGGGTCGTCGCGGGTTTCGAATGGTCGATCGGAGTCGGGCGGTCAACGCGAATGCCGCGGGCTTGCAGCAGTGACGCGAAATTGTCCAGCAACTCATTCGCGCGGTCGATAGTCTCTTGTGGACGCCGCCCCCATTGGCCGCGCATGTCACTGTCTTCGGGCACTTTTGCATCAAGTGCCGGTTCTTGGGGCGGGATATGGCAGTCGTCGGCGCGCCCCACAATGACATGCTTGAGCGGATCCCATTCGTTCCAACTGTTGACGATGGTTTTTTGCATGTCTGATCCCTTGGTTCGTGCACGATTTGGCAAGGGTTTAGGAGTAAAAAAACCGTCAGGCAAGGCATGGTAGGCTGCCGTCACACCGGGTTGCGGCGTTGAAGGAGTATTTTTGGCAAGATGAAATCAGGGCGCTGTGCCGTTGTTGACGGCGCAGGTCGCTTGTCGGGGAGGGACGGGCCGGACCATCGGCGGTGAGAGGCATGCCTTTGGGCAGTTACCGGCGGCTTTGATCAGGTCGGCGCATAAACCAACATACGAATCTGGCGCCGCGGCGGCACGCGTGTCGGTGGTTTCCCGAGGTTCTCGGCGTTTTTGTCGGTGTGACTATCGCGAACACGGCACTGACCGAGGACAGTTCATCGCGCAACGCGCCGCATCGCGCACAGCGGGTTGTGGATTGACCAGGGCGCGGGCCAAGCGATGTTCAGGCCGCGCTCTTTGGTATGCGGCACCAGAGGCGACGCTGCCGGTGGCACCGTCACCGGCGACGGAGCCGTTGGCCTCTGCCACGCCAAAGGATGCGCCAGCTTTCAAGCGCTTAAGGCCAAGGTTGCCGGTCTGGAACCTTGACGGTTTTCACGCCCCGGATTTTGCCTTGCGACAGGATCTGTACGGATATGAAGAGGAGGCTCGGCGGGCATCGCCCTCGGCGGCGACTCTGGCGGGCAGCAAGGCGGTTCCGGGCGGCCCTATGGCACACGGGGTTGTGGCGTTCTTGCAGTGCGCCACGGCACGACGACGCCTTACCACAGTGACAGTTGCCGGCTTTTCTTCGGGTGCGCTGTCCGGATCATCCAGGGTCGAGAGCGTGACGCCGATCAGTCGGATGCCTTTGGCGGTCGGGAACAGGGGTGCCAACAGGGCAAACGCCAGGGTTTCCAGCTCAATGGCGCTGGCAAGCGGCACCGACAGGGTGCGGCTGCGGGTGATCTGCTGGAAATCGGCGTATTTGATTTTCACGGTCACGGTGCGCGCGGTCAAGGTCTTGCCCGCAAGCGAGCGCCAGACCTTCGCCGCCATGATTGCGGTTTCGGATTTGGCTTTGGCTGGGTCAAAGATGTCCTCCAGGAAGGTATCCTCGGTGCCGATGGATTTGCGCTGGCGATGGGGCTGCACGGCGCGCTCATCGATGCCGCGTGAGATCCGGTAGTACCAGCCGCCGGATTTGCCGAAGTTTTGCTGCAAGAACGCCAGCGATTGCGCCCTGAGGTCGGCGCCCGTATGCAGCCCGAGCCGTTGCATTTTCGCCGCCGTCGCGGGGCCCACGCCGTGAAATTTGCCAACCGGCAGCGCCGCGACAAATTCCTCCCCGTGCCGCGGGGTGATCACCGCCTGACCGTTGGGTTTGTTCAGATCGCTGGCGAGTTTGGCGAGGAATTTGCAATAGGAAATCCCCGCCGAGGCATTCAGCCCGGTGACCTCCTTGATCCGGTTGCGGATCCTCTGGGCAAGGTCGGTGGCGGTGGGAATATTGTGGTGATTCTCGGTCACATCGAGATAGGCCTCGTCCAGGGACAGGGGCTCGATCAGCGCGGTATGTTCGGCGAAGATGGCGCGGATCTGGTTGGACACCTCGCGGTAGACGTCAAACCGGGGGCGCACAAAGATCAGGTCCGGGCATTTGCGCCGCGCGGTGACCGAGGGCATCGCCGAGCGCACGCCGAATGCGCGCGCCTCATAGCTGGCGGCGGCCACCACACCGCGTGGCCCGGCCCCGCCGACGGCAACGGGCTTGCCGCGCAGGTCGGGGTTGTCGCGCTGCTCGACCGAGGCATAAAACGCGTCCATATCGACATGAATGATCTTGCGCGTCGGGTGGTAGTCTTGCGAGTCGCTCAAGGGTTGGCCTGTTTACTCAGGATTTTGCGGCAGTTTAACACAGGTATCGGCCCTGTCGCCTGTCAAGACGCCCCTAGGCAATCGCCGTGCTGCGCTTCATAATCGGACACATGATCCATGCTCCTGTCAAACCCTCCGTCACCAGGCGCGCCTTGCAAGGGTTGGCGGTGGTGGTTGCGTTTGCGCTTGGTCTGAGCGTTCTCGCCCTGCCCCGCATCGAGCGCCTGTTCCTGACCCAGAACGGTCGCGCGGCGGGTGCGACCCTGACGCTTGCGGTCGAGGCGCTCGAGGGGGCGCTCAGGCGGTATCAGCCCCTGCCCGCCCTGATTGCCGAGCGTCCGCAATTGCGCGCCTTGCTGGGCAACCCCGGAAACGCCGAACTGGCGGCGCGGATCAATGAGGAACTGCGCCAGACCGCCGAATTTGTCGAGGCATCCGACATCTACGTCATGGACCTGACGGGCCTCACCATTGCCGCCAGCAACGCGGACCGGGAACGTTCGTTCATCGGGCGCAGTTTTGCGTTTCGGCCCTATTTCCGACAGGCGCGCGAGGGTGGTCTGGGGCGCTACTTTGCCTTGGGCACCACCTCGTTGGAGCGCGGTTATTTCTATGCGGCGCCCATTCGCGACGGGGCGCGCATCGTCGGTGTCGTGGCCTTGAAATTCACCGTGGACCGGTTCGAGACCTCGTGGCGTGGCGGCGCCAGCGATATCATTGTCACTGACAGCAGCGATATTGTGTTCATGTCAAACCGCGAGGCGTGGCATTTTCGCGCGCTCAGTCCGCTGTCCGACGCTGCAATCGCGCAGATCGAGGCCACACGGCAATATCCGATGGACCGCATCCTGCCCTTGGAAACCGCGACCCGCCCATTGGGCGATCGCTTCAATTTGATCTCCATCGCCGGGGTCGGCGAGTTCATCACCGCCTCGCATCGGATCGCAGATGCCGGTTGGACCGTGACGATTCTGGAACCCCGAGGCCCGGCGCGCGCGCAAGCGTTGATCGTGTTGGCGCTGATGGTCCTGCTGATCCTGTTCGGGGCGCTCATTGCGGGCCTGTTCATCCAACGCCGCCGACGGCTGGTCGAGCGGTTGGAGCAAATCCGGCTGCACCGCGAGTTGCTGGAACAACGGGTCGCCGAGCGCACCGCGGACCTGAACCACGCCAACCGGCAATTGGTGCAGGAAATCGAGGATCGCAAGGCGACCGAGGCGCGCTTGCGCAAGACCCAGAATGACCTTGTTCAGGCCGGCAAACTGGCCGCGTTGGGACAAATGTCAGCGGCGCTGAGCCACGAATTCAATCAGCCCCTGGCAGCGGTCAAGGTCTATGCGGAAAACGCCGTGACCTTTCTGGATCGGGGGCGGCCCGAGGATGCGCGTCAGAATGTTACGCTGATCTCGCAGATGGCCGATCGCATGGCCTCGATCTCCAAGCACCTGCGCAATTTCGCCCGGCGTCCGCAGGAAAAGATCGGGCCGGTGCCGCTGTATGCCGTGCTCGATGATGCGCTGGCCCTGATGGACGCCAAGCTCAAAAGCGCCAAGGCCACGGTCGACTATACCCGCGCCGCCGAGGATATTCTGGTGATGGGCGGACAGGTGCGGCTGCAACAGGTGTTGGTCAATCTGTTGTCGAATGCGCTGGATGCGATGGAAACCGACGCCGCGCCCAGGATCGAGATTTCGGTTCGCGCGCAGGGGGATCGGCAATGGGTCGAGGTTCGCGATCATGGACCGGGCCTGACGGAGGAAAGCCTGACGCAGTTGTTTGATCCGTTCTTTACCACCAAAATCCCCGGCAAGGGGCTGGGGCTGGGATTGTCGATTTCGTATAACATCGTGCGCGATTTTGGCGGTACTTTGGCGGCACGCAATCACCCCGACGGGGGCGCGGTGTTCACCGTTGATCTGGTGCTGGCCGACCCCCCTCTTGCCCAAAAGGTTGCTGCGCAATGACACCCGAAACCATCCTGTTTGTCGATGACGAAGACCATCTGCGCATGGCGGCTGAGCAATCCTTGCACCTCGCCGACCTGACGGTTGCCTGTTTCCCCGAGGCCACGCAAGCGCTGGCACGCGTCGCGCGCGATTTCCCCGGTATTCTGGTGACGGATATTCGCATGCCCGGCGTCGATGGGTTGGAATTGATGGCGCGCGCCTTGGAGATTGACCCCGAATTCCCGGTGATCCTTGTCACCGGACATGGCGATGTCGAACTGGCGGTGCAGTCGATGCGCGACGGGGCTTATGATTTCATCGAAAAACCCTATGAGCCCTCACGATTGGTCTCTACGGTGCTGCGCGCGCTGGACAAACGGCGGTTGACGCTCGAAAACCGCGCGCTTCGGCGGAAGGTGGGCGGGCGCGATGTGATCGAGGCGCGCTTGACCGGGCGCTCGACGGTGATGGTCAAGTTGCGTGAACAGGTGCGTGCGATTGCTGCGACCGATGCGGATGTGTTGATTCAGGGCGCCACCGGCACCGGCAAGGAAGTGACCGCGCGTGCCCTGCACCGCGCCAGCCCGCGCGCCGACAAGCCCTTCGTGCATATCAACTGCGCCGCCCTGCCCGCCGATCTCATTGAGAGCGAGTTGTTCGGCCATGAGGCGGGCGCGTTTCCGGGGGCCTTGCGGGCGCGGTTTGGAAAATTCGAACATGCGCGCGGCGGGACCGTGTTTCTGGATGAAATCGAATGCATGAGCCAGCCCGTGCAAGCCAAACTGCTGCACGCCATCCAGAACCGCAGTGTCACGCGTCTGGGCTCGAATGATCCGATCACACTGGATGTGCGCTTCATCGCCGCGTCCAAGCAAGACCTTGAACAGGCGTCGGCACGCGGCGAGTTTCGGCCCGATCTGCTGTATCGTTTGAATGTGGTGACCATTCGATTGCCCGATCTGGAGGAACGCCGCGAGGATATCCCGCGCCTGTTCACCCATCTGGTCGGCGAAGCAGCCGCGCGGTACAAACGTCCGACTCCCGACATTCCCGGTGCCATCCTGACAGCGGTCTCCGCGCGGGCCTGGCCGGGCAATGTGCGCGAATTGCGCAATGCGGCGGATCGCTTTGCGCTGGGGCTGGATCTGGACATCGGCGCGCCCGCGGCTTTGGGCGTGACCAACCTGACGCTGGCCGAACAGGTTGCCGATCATGAGAAATCGCTGATTTCGGCGGCGCTGACGGCGCATGGAGGCAGTCTCAAGGATACCTATGAAGCGCTGGGGCTGAGCCGCAAGGCGCTGTATGAAAAGATGCAAAAACACGGGCTTTCGCGCGGGGCTTTTACCGACACGGAATAACCCGGGGGCGGATGGGTCGTTTCCGGGACTCGCATGAAGGCCAATGTCCCGCTTTCGACCCATCCGCCCGGTTTTCTGCCCGTTGCCGCCAGGAATTCCGAAACTGTATCTTGCAAACTGGTCCGCATCCGGCTCCACTGCGTGGTGCATGGCCCGGCTCAGGGCCTCGGGCAAAGTGGAGGCTTTGTCCGATAAAAAAACAGCCAGACATTCTGGCACCAACGGAGGAAAGATACCCATGACCATGACCAAGCTGACTGCGCTGGCCCTGACCACAGCCCTCACCACCACCGCCGTCTTTGCCGAAAGCCACGGCGCGGTTGACCGCAGCGATTGGCCCACAAGCTTTACCGTCGGCACCGCATCACAAGGCGGCACCTTCTTTGCCTATGGGTCGGGCTGGGCAAACCTTGTGGCCGATCAGCTCGGCATCTCGGGCGGCGCCGAAGTCACCGGCGGACCGATGCAGAACATGGCGCTGGTGCACACCGGCGAAGCGCAGTTCGGCATGACCACGATGGGGCCGGCCCGTGAATCGCTGGAAGGCACCAACCCGATTGCCCCCGGCCTGCAAATGACCAACGCCTGCGCGATGTTCCCGATGTACCAGACCCCGTTCAGCGTGACCGCGCTGGGTTCGTCGGGCATCACCTCGATCTCCGAGATCCCCGCTGGTGCGCGCATTGGCTTCGGCCCGGCCGGGTCCAGCTCGGACACCTATTTCCCGGCGATGATGGAAACGCTGGGCGTTACCTTTGATCGCCGCAATGGCGGCTGGGACGATCTGGGCGGCCAGTTGCAGGACGGCTTGCTGGACGTGATCGCCTTTGCCGCCGGCATTCCGATTCCGACCGTATCGCAGCTTGAAGTGCAAACCGCGATCAACATCATCGAGTTCACCGAGGAAGAGCAGGCAGCCATCATCGCGGCTTTCCCGGTCTCGGCCTATTCGATCAACGCCGGAGTTTACAGCTCGCTGGATCATGATGCCCGGTCGGTGGCCATGTGGAACTTTGCCATCGCCAATTGCGACCTGCCGGAAAGCTTCGTCTATGCGGTCGTCGATGTCGTCATGTCTGACCATGAGCGCATGATGGGCATCCACGCCGCGTCGCGCGAAACGCTGCCGGAAAACTGGGACAAGAACACCGTGATGATGTGGCACCCCGGCGCCGCCCGTTGGTTCACCGAGCATGCCGGGGCCACCATCGACCCTGCCATGATCCACGGCGGCTGATCCGCCAAAGAGGCTTTGACCCCGCCCGCGCTAATCCTCGGGCGGGGTTTTTCGCAGCAGCTGTGAGCGCCTGACCGGGCCGAAGTTACTGCACCCAAACACTGGGAAAAACGCGACGGGCGCACAAGCCGCCACGCGCGCAGGGGGACACAACCATGAGCGACCAGATCAATCCGCGCGCCGCAGACCAAAGCGCAGCACCTGATGACGACTTTCCGCAAGGGCCCGTGCTGGCAGACGGTGTCGACGAAGAACCGGTAGAAAAGAACCGACGCCTGCTGGATGGTTGGCGCGGATTGGTTCTTGCGACCATCGCCGCGATATATTCGTTCTTTCACATCGCCGCGCTGAATGGCCTGTCGATCCAGCGTTGGACGGGTATCGACCTGCCCTTTCTGCCTTCGCTGCCGATGGAAACCTGGAATTTTCGCATCGTCCATATCGCGGGCGCGTTGATCCTGGGGTTCATCCTGTTTTCGCCGCGCCTGTTCCGCGAC
This region includes:
- a CDS encoding ATP-binding protein translates to MIHAPVKPSVTRRALQGLAVVVAFALGLSVLALPRIERLFLTQNGRAAGATLTLAVEALEGALRRYQPLPALIAERPQLRALLGNPGNAELAARINEELRQTAEFVEASDIYVMDLTGLTIAASNADRERSFIGRSFAFRPYFRQAREGGLGRYFALGTTSLERGYFYAAPIRDGARIVGVVALKFTVDRFETSWRGGASDIIVTDSSDIVFMSNREAWHFRALSPLSDAAIAQIEATRQYPMDRILPLETATRPLGDRFNLISIAGVGEFITASHRIADAGWTVTILEPRGPARAQALIVLALMVLLILFGALIAGLFIQRRRRLVERLEQIRLHRELLEQRVAERTADLNHANRQLVQEIEDRKATEARLRKTQNDLVQAGKLAALGQMSAALSHEFNQPLAAVKVYAENAVTFLDRGRPEDARQNVTLISQMADRMASISKHLRNFARRPQEKIGPVPLYAVLDDALALMDAKLKSAKATVDYTRAAEDILVMGGQVRLQQVLVNLLSNALDAMETDAAPRIEISVRAQGDRQWVEVRDHGPGLTEESLTQLFDPFFTTKIPGKGLGLGLSISYNIVRDFGGTLAARNHPDGGAVFTVDLVLADPPLAQKVAAQ
- the dinB gene encoding DNA polymerase IV translates to MSDSQDYHPTRKIIHVDMDAFYASVEQRDNPDLRGKPVAVGGAGPRGVVAAASYEARAFGVRSAMPSVTARRKCPDLIFVRPRFDVYREVSNQIRAIFAEHTALIEPLSLDEAYLDVTENHHNIPTATDLAQRIRNRIKEVTGLNASAGISYCKFLAKLASDLNKPNGQAVITPRHGEEFVAALPVGKFHGVGPATAAKMQRLGLHTGADLRAQSLAFLQQNFGKSGGWYYRISRGIDERAVQPHRQRKSIGTEDTFLEDIFDPAKAKSETAIMAAKVWRSLAGKTLTARTVTVKIKYADFQQITRSRTLSVPLASAIELETLAFALLAPLFPTAKGIRLIGVTLSTLDDPDSAPEEKPATVTVVRRRRAVAHCKNATTPCAIGPPGTALLPARVAAEGDARRASSSYPYRSCRKAKSGA
- a CDS encoding serine/threonine protein kinase encodes the protein MQKTIVNSWNEWDPLKHVIVGRADDCHIPPQEPALDAKVPEDSDMRGQWGRRPQETIDRANELLDNFASLLQARGIRVDRPTPIDHSKPATTPDFHTESQFGCMPPRDVLLTVGSEILEATMSYRCRWFEYLNYRPLMQQYFDEDPKFRHESAPKPRLTDADYHPDYLSDKIGVAKRLQWAAEKFFVTTEEEPLFDAADVLRFGRDLVVQHGFTTNQKGIEWLRRHFPNHRVHTVNFPGDPYPIHIDATFTPLRPGLILNNPQRRLPEDQRKMFVDNDWEIVDAAQPAHNSPPPLCYSSTWLSMNVLVLDPKTVCVEASEVYQMEQMDKLGLEVVPVDLRDAYAFGGGLHCCTADVYREGGCKDYFPNL
- a CDS encoding sigma-54 dependent transcriptional regulator, encoding MTPETILFVDDEDHLRMAAEQSLHLADLTVACFPEATQALARVARDFPGILVTDIRMPGVDGLELMARALEIDPEFPVILVTGHGDVELAVQSMRDGAYDFIEKPYEPSRLVSTVLRALDKRRLTLENRALRRKVGGRDVIEARLTGRSTVMVKLREQVRAIAATDADVLIQGATGTGKEVTARALHRASPRADKPFVHINCAALPADLIESELFGHEAGAFPGALRARFGKFEHARGGTVFLDEIECMSQPVQAKLLHAIQNRSVTRLGSNDPITLDVRFIAASKQDLEQASARGEFRPDLLYRLNVVTIRLPDLEERREDIPRLFTHLVGEAAARYKRPTPDIPGAILTAVSARAWPGNVRELRNAADRFALGLDLDIGAPAALGVTNLTLAEQVADHEKSLISAALTAHGGSLKDTYEALGLSRKALYEKMQKHGLSRGAFTDTE
- a CDS encoding TAXI family TRAP transporter solute-binding subunit, with the translated sequence MTMTKLTALALTTALTTTAVFAESHGAVDRSDWPTSFTVGTASQGGTFFAYGSGWANLVADQLGISGGAEVTGGPMQNMALVHTGEAQFGMTTMGPARESLEGTNPIAPGLQMTNACAMFPMYQTPFSVTALGSSGITSISEIPAGARIGFGPAGSSSDTYFPAMMETLGVTFDRRNGGWDDLGGQLQDGLLDVIAFAAGIPIPTVSQLEVQTAINIIEFTEEEQAAIIAAFPVSAYSINAGVYSSLDHDARSVAMWNFAIANCDLPESFVYAVVDVVMSDHERMMGIHAASRETLPENWDKNTVMMWHPGAARWFTEHAGATIDPAMIHGG